In Haliotis asinina isolate JCU_RB_2024 chromosome 16, JCU_Hal_asi_v2, whole genome shotgun sequence, the following are encoded in one genomic region:
- the LOC137267719 gene encoding alpha-(1,3)-fucosyltransferase C-like, with amino-acid sequence MHRLQHISLVFCGIVLCITFLLYSSVSWQNHVWLMPLPYVTMNYSLASLSDTDLASLRVHDGINDTSGPYYKLVVSASKKFPYYYKPISFHSTQQFRQRVSYNVNLKSGRQTSHGNQSKIILFYNAPEWFRNFKDACPNGLTKCPQRDCVCSYDPTQISSADAVLIDLVQLSDSIPPAKEGKQVWIMFGLECPNYFESQVHQSQQWRRVFNWSMTYRLDSDIALPYNVLLRTETHTSANFTKIALEKTKSVLWFASNCETPSKREHYIAELRKHIPTDVYGKCGSPMCSYGGDCQRSFFGEYRFYLAFENSLCVDYISEKLHKVYSENIVPVVRGGADYNSLIPKGTYINAADFSSPKELATYLKYLETNVTAYAEILEAKSRYIHSDEKTTYESAFCDICVKLHNLDQYRQYYYDSARWLHENTCHSPKDF; translated from the coding sequence ATGCATCGACTGCAGCATATCAGCTTGGTATTCTGTGGCATCGTGTTATGCATAACGTTTCTTCTGTACAGCAGTGTGTCATGGCAAAACCACGTTTGGCTGATGCCGCTTCCATATGTCACAATGAATTACTCACTCGCCAGTCTATCGGATACAGACCTCGCATCTCTCAGGGTACACGATGGCATCAATGATACTTCCGGTCCATACTACAAATTAGTTGTCAGTGCTTCCAAGAAATTTCCATATTATTATAAaccaatttcctttcattcCACCCAACAATTCAGACAGAGAGTTTCCTACAACGTTAATTTAAAAAGCGGACGTCAGACATCACATGGAAACCAGTCAAAGATAATATTGTTTTATAACGCGCCAGAATGGTTCAGAAATTTCAAGGATGCTTGTCCGAACGGTTTAACGAAGTGTCCACAGAGAGACTGCGTATGCTCATATGATCCCACTCAGATAAGTAGTGCAGATGCTGTTCTCATCGATTTAGTGCAACTTTCTGACTCCATTCCACCTGCAAAAGAAGGTAAGCAAGTATGGATCATGTTTGGATTAGAGTGTCCAAACTATTTTGAAAGTCAAGTCCACCAGTCCCAGCAGTGGCGCCGTGTGTTTAACTGGTCTATGACCTATCGGCTTGACTCAGATATTGCCCTCCCTTACAATGTCCTTTTGCGCACGGAGACACACACATCAGCAAATTTTACCAAAATTGCTTTGGAAAAAACTAAATCAGTACTTTGGTTTGCCAGCAACTGTGAGACACCCTCGAAACGCGAGCACTACATCGCCGAATTACGCAAGCATATACCAACAGATGTATATGGAAAATGTGGCTCCCCAATGTGCAGTTATGGAGGAGACTGCCAGCGTTCATTTTTCGGTGAATATAGATTCTACTTAGCGTTTGAAAATAGTTTGTGCGTTGACTATATCTCTGAAAAGTTACATAAAGTCTACTCTGAAAATATTGTTCCGGTTGTTCGGGGTGGTGCTGATTATAATTCCCTGATTCCAAAAGGAACGTATATTAATGCAGCAGACTTTTCTAGTCCGAAAGAATTGGCAACGTATCTTAAGTATCTGGAAACAAACGTAACAGCTTATGCTGAGATACTGGAAGCCAAATCCAGGTACATACATTCAgatgaaaaaacaacatatgAATCTGCCTTCTGTGATATATGTGTGAAGCTTCATAATTTGGATCAGTATCGCCAATACTACTATGACAGTGCCCGCTGGTTACATGAGAACACTTGTCACAGTCCCAAAGATTTTTGA